The DNA window ATACATTTTGAAGCATAAGTAGCAAGTTTAATATTTTTATCTGGATTAAAAGTATTTACAGCCTTTATCAACCCAATAGTCCCTATAGATATTAGATCTTCAATGCAGATACCTGTATTTTCAAATTTTCTTGCAATATAGACTACCAATCTTAAATTTCTCTCTATTAAAACACCTTTGATACTGTCGTCATGCTTCATTCTGTTGAGAAAATAACTTTCTTCCTCTGGCTTTAATGGCGGTGGAAGAACTTCTCCACTACCTATATAATATACTGGATCTGGAAACCTTAACCTAACTAATAGTTTATAATAGAATAATTTCAATTTAATACTTAACCTCTTCAAAGCTTTTCCCCCTTAACCTAATAATTCTGGATGCAGTAATCCATTGTACCTCTCATCTACGGATAATTTATTATTATATATGGCCACGACTATATCGTCTGTCATTTCCCTCGCCCTATCGTCCAGATATATATTTATGCTATCTGGTACAAACCCAATTAATATTCCATTATCATTCCCTAAAGATTTGAAGGGTATTAATCTCAATTTCACTTGATCCCCTAACTTTTCCATAATATTAGCAACATAGTTTAAGTCTAATTCTTTATTTTCACTATAAATTTTTTTTACTAGATCTGGCAATATTTCTTTTAAAGCATTATATTCTGCTATTATTACAGGTTTCTGGGTTATTGGTTCCTTTAGTGAATTTCCAGTATCCACTAAAGCTGTCAAATGAACCTTTTTATTATTCAAATTAATGGATATCTTAGTTAAGCAATTATCTTTGTTGATTTTAATAAAATGATTCTTTAGAATGCTTCTAATTAAAATTATTGCCAATCCAATGCCCAATATCAAAAATTTAAATAACTCGTTATGGTCTTTAAAGGTGAAATTGGATAAACTTACTTTGCTTTTTAATATGTAAAATATTCCAATTATTGTACCAGCAAAAGCAAAGGAAATAAGATAAAATGTTGATAGTTGTTTTAAAAACTCCCTAAACCTATCAGGATTATAAGCAACAATTATCATGAGTATTGAAACTGAAAACTTAATTAGAAATCGTCCCATAAACTGTAGATTAGGAAAAAAAACAATTAGAGTATATATGGAACCTAATAAGGAAGCTATTAATAACCTTAATTTACTAGTTTTAGTTCTGGTAATCATATCCGTCACATATAATATAATGAAGTTTATAATTATATTTTCTATTATTAGGTATTCAACATATACATACAACGGAATACCTCCCCCTTTAAGGATCCCCTATACTAAAGCTTATTCAAAGAATCCTTTATTTATGTCTATTATATATTATTCTTAAGTAATAATTTGTCATTATTTAAAACACAAAAAAAACGTATCTCATTATTGAGAAACGTTTTTTGACATATAGAAATGAAAAACTATTTATTTTTCCTCCTTAAAAAAGGCGGGATATCCAGATCATCTAAATCGAATTCTTTAGTCATAGCGCTTTCAGAATCAATATCAAGCTCAAAAGACTTACTTGTCTTTCGCCTTTTTTCATCATCAAAACCTGTCGCAATTACTGTTATTTTTATTTCATCTTTTAATGATTCATCGATTCCAGCACCAAAAATTATAATAGCATCTTCATCAACAGACTGTCTAATTAAATCAGCTGCTTCATTGATTTCAAATAGTCCTAAATCATCTCCACCAGTTATATTCAATAAAACTGCTTTAGCCCCATCTATAGAAGTTTCCAACAATGGACTTTTAATAGCTAATTTAGCAGCATCTATTGCCCTATTTTCACCAGAAGCAATACCAATACCCATATGAGCAATGCCTCTATTATACATTATAGTCTTAACATCAGCAAAATCTAAATTGATTAAGCTAGGAACGGCAATTAAATCTGATATGCCTTGTATTCCCTGTTTAAGTACTTCATCAGCCATTAAGAAAGCTTGTACCATTGTAGTCTTCTTTTCTGCTACTTGGAGCAATCTATCATTTGGTATGGTTACCAAAGTATCTACTTTTTCCTTTAACTCTTCTATGCCCTTTTCTGCATGCATTTGCCTTCTTCTTCCCTCAAAGGTAAAGGGTTTAGTAACTACTCCTACAGTTAATATTCCTAACTCCTTTGCAGTTTCTGCAATAATTGGAGCTGCACCAGTACCTGTCCCTCCACCCATACCTGCAGTAATAAATACCATATCAGCACCCTTTAAAACTTCTGTAATTTCATTTCTGCTCTCTTCTGCTGCTTTCATTCCAATCTCAGGATTAGACCCCGCTCCTAACCCTTTAGTCAATTTTTCCCCAATCTGTAATTTTAATTCTGCTCTAGAAGAATTTAAAGCCTGTCTATCGGTATTAATTGCTATAAAATCAATACCTCTAACACCACATTCTATCATCCTATTTACAGCATTGTTCCCTCCACCACCAACACCAACTACTTTGATCTTTGCAAATTCTTCAGCTTCAACATCAAAATCAAACATACAACTAACCCCCTTTAAAATTTTCTTAACATCCATAATATCACAGACTAGTTCTTTAACTAAATCCAATTATAACTAACAGGAAGTATTAATTTAAAACTCATTCACTTTTTCTAAACCTCTTATTAATTAAAATCCTTCTTATACTTGCAAAATTTTCAAATAGCCTACTGCCAAAGGTAAATATTGCTGCATAATATAGTGGTACTCCTAACCAATCTCCAATATATGCTAGAAAAGCTGCTAAAATGGCATTTCCAAAAAATCCAGACATAAAAATTCCTAAATCAAATTTATCCTCTAGGTTTGCTCTTATACCTCCAAATACTGAATCCAAACAAGCTAATATAGCAACAGAAATATATAATGAATATTGCACATTGTAAGTATATGGCAATAAGAGTCCTATGGCTATACCAATTAATATACCAATTGAAGCAAAAAACATATTAATCACCTTCTCTTATTGGTTTCGCATATCTAAAGCTAGCAATCCCCCTATATTCTGGGATTATGATATTGTCTTCAATACTAGTTTCAATATTTAACTGATCTATCGTTCTTAGGGCATATCCATAGGTATTAGGTGCATTTACTGCTGCATTTAACAACTTAGGATCCCCTATTGCCTTAATATAAAATGGGGTTGCTACGCTTCTTCCATTTATCCTTATAATAGGTCCACCACATTTAATTTCTGATGTAGATAATACCCTTTGTTCATTAATACTTATGGCTTCTGCACCTGCAGCTCTCAAATCGTTTATTATCCTTAAAACATCTGTATCGTGTATTATATCTAGATCGTGCTCCTGACCAAAAGCATCCTCTGACATATTATCTTCCATTCGTATTATTATGCCTGGTCCTTGAACCTTTTTGAATCCAGCAACCAATTTATTCTTTTCAAGTTCTGATTTTAAGATATCTATAATATTTTCATCACCACTAGCTATACTTTCCAACATCTCAATTTGAGCTTGCTTATCCTCTAGCATCTTATTCAATTCTTCAATTTCCTTATTGATAGCATTAATTTCATTTTTCATAGTTTGTATGGAATCTAAAGTCACCGGAGCAAAATATTCTACATTTTGCTTGAGTTGTATTGCAATGAAGATCCCTATTAATATGGAGAAAGCAAAAACTATTAGATTGGCCTTATTCAATTTTTTCATTTTGATCCTCCAATCTAATTAACCTCATCTTCTACCGGTTTGGAATACACGAACTCGATTAATTTTCTATACTTAGGAATCCTTACATTTTTTTCTTTGGATAAATGAACATTATAATCATAATATTTAAGGGTCCATACTATACCTCTCTTAATAGACAGTGCAGACTCCAAAGTATCAGGATCACCAATGGCCTTTATGACTATTGGAGAACTAATAGAAACTCCATTGACTTCAATATGGTTTCCTGCCCTCTCTACTTCAGTATAGGCAGTAAATCTTTGATCATTTATGGAAATGGCCTCAGCTTGGGCTGCATTTAAAACGCTTATGGTTTGAAGAATTAAGTCCAAATCATCAACTATACTATACTCTATTCCAAATTGTACATCTGCAGGCGGTTCTTGGATCTCCAATACTATACCCGGTCCTTCTAAATCTACGTAACCTGCTAAAATTCTGTACTTTTCCAAATCCTTATAAAGATTTTCAACATACACATTATTGTCCGCTTCGCCTTTTTCATACTGCTTAATCTTGTTTTCAGCTTCATTTAACGCTTTAATAGCTGCATCTCTTTCCTCCTGAACCTTTTTCAGGTCTAATGCTAACTGCTGAGCCCTTTGAACTGGCAAAACCCCTTCGCCAACGGTTTTATTAACGGTTTTAAATTGAATAGCTAATATAATACCTAATAATAAGGACACTATAGTAATTGCAAATTGTCCAGTTCTACTTTTCATAAATCTCCCCCTACCTATCGTCTGTAACTACTATCGGATTATCACCTTTATTGAACAATATATGTCTAGCATTTATACCCTTTTCTTCTATATCATTAATTATTTTATTAAGGAACCTTAATTTATATTTTACATTATCAAGTAAACCAAATGCAACTTTAACACCATTTTTTAATTCTATTACTACATTAGTTTTATCGGCAAAATCTACACGTTTCATTAACGATATAAGATTTAATGAGTTGCTATAGTTAAAAAAAACCACCATTTCTTCATCTGCTAATGTATGAAATAGATTATCTCCTTCGATTGGATTCTCTAATTTTATACCATCTATTCTAAGAAGATCAACTTCATCATTTTGCTCTTCTATTTTCAACACATATCCTTCATCATCTATATAAATATAAGAACCTATATAAGGAATTATGGCAATCTCTTTTCTTTCAACGATCTCTATAACTATTTTGTCTGGTAATTTTCTTTTAATGTTTGCTTCTTTGATATAAGATAATCTTTTTAAACTAGCTTCCCCATTTTTCTTGCTAATATTGAATATATTCTCACCTATATTGCACAAGGACGCTTTTATTACCTGGTCTTTCTTTAAATTTTTATTGCCAATTACTTCAATTCTTTTTATATTAAAAATATCCGTTTTAAATATAAAAAGATAAATGATGATTCCAATTAGAATGAGCATGAATAGCTTCAATATTCTTTTTCTTCTTTTCTTCTTTAGTTTTGACCTTCTATCCCTTTTCATTATAATCACCTATATGCTTGTCCAAAGCTATTATAGCAGCATAAGCTGCTGTTATTCAACCTTCTTAATATTGGCACCTAGCTTTTCCAATTCAATATGAAAATCTTCGTATCCTCTTTCAATATGGTACATATTTTCTACTTCAGTAACACCCTTAGCAGCTAAACCAGCCAGTATTAAACATGCTCCTCCCCTTAAATCCTTCGCAGTAGTTTTCGCACCAGTTAATTCCTTTACACCCTTTATAATAGCTACTTTCCCAAAAATTTTAATATTTGCACCCATTCTAATTAACTCCTCCGCATGTTTAAACCTATTTTCAAATACCGTTTCGGAAATAATACTCGTTCCATTTGCTATACTTAATAATGCCATCATTTGAGCTTGCATATCAGTGGGGAAACCAGGATAGGGCAATGTCTGAATCATCTCAATGGAGTTTATCCTTTTTGGACCTATTACCTTTAGAGAATTATTATCTGTGTATATCAAACAACCAGCTTCTCTTAATTTGGCTATTATAGCTTGCAAATGATCGATTATTATATTTTTAATCACTATTTCTCCTTCTGTTATAGCAGAAGCTATCATATAGGTTCCTGCTACTATTCTGTCCGGCATGGTATTATGAGTTACGTCTTTTAGTTCTTTCACTCCATCGATTATTATAACGCTAGTACCTGCTCCGCTAATCTTTGCACCAGCTTTATTCAAATAATCTTGTAAATCTACAATTTCAGGTTCTCTTGCAGCATTTCTAATAATGGTAGTACCTTTCGCTTTTACTGCCGCCAACATAATATTTTCTGTAGCTCCCACACTCGGATAATCAAGTTGAATTTCACAGCCCTTTAATTCTTTGGTCTTGCAATATATAAATCCATGGGATTCCACTATATCTGCTCCTAACTCCCTTAATGCTTTAAGATGCAAATCGATTGGCCTTGGTCCAATTTCACAGCCACCAGGATAACTGATAATCACTTCCCCGGTTCTAGACAACATAGCCCCCATAAGTATTATGGATGATCTCATTTCCCTTACTAGTTCTTCTGGTATTTTAACACTATTTAATGATTTAGAATCAACCCACATCATTCTATCTAGCCTTTTTACTTTACACCCAAGGGAGATCAGTATTTTTTCCATTACTTCTACATCTCTTAGTTTTGGAACGTTAAATATAGTACTTTCATTCCCTCCAATAACAGTAGCAGCTAAAATGGGTAAAACCGCATTTTTAGCACCTGTTACGCTTACCTCCCCAGTTAACCTGTTGCCTCCAATAACAACTATTTTCCCCATTATCGCACCTCCAAATATGACTATACAGACGTATATGACTATATTATGCATAATATTTGGAAGTGTGACATAATCTTATCCAATTAATCCCTCTATTATGTCAACTATTTTTTTAGTTGCATCAATTTTTCCTAAAGACCTGCTTCTATTGGCCATCTCCTTTAATCTTTTTTTGTCCTTTATAAGGTCCTCAATTGCCACATTAAGGTTCTCCCCCGTTAAATCTTTTTCAAGAATAACGTGGGAAGCCTTTTCTCTTTCAAAAGCCCTTGCATTATATTCCTGATGATTTTCAGCAGTATATCCCTTGGGGATTAATATACTTGCTATACCTATAGCAGAAATTTCCGCTAGAGTAATAGCCCCAGCACTTGTAATTACTAAATCTGCAATATTAAGTCCTTTAGGCATTTCATAAAAATATGGCATAATCCTTATATTATTTCCAATATTTAAATTGTCTTTTTTAACTCTATTTATAAAATCATGGTAAAATCTTTTTCCAGTAATATGGAGAATCTGTATATTATAATTAGATGTGTTTTTCTTTATCACATGGAACATGGCATCATTTAACTTTTTCTGACCTCCACTACCTCCAAAGGAAAGTATAAAAGGGATATCAGGATTTATATTTAATTCTATATACGCCTTTTTTTTATCGACCTTTAATATATTGTCTCTTATAGGGTTTCCAGTCACTATTACCTTTTCTGGATATTTAAAATACTTTTTCGATTCCTCAAAGGTGACTAATATCTTATTAACATATTTGGCCAAAATTTTATTAGTTATGCCAGGAAAGACATTCTGTTCATGGATAAGGGTTGGGATCCTTTTTTTAGCTGCCATATATACCACTGGCCCGCAAACATACCCTCCTGTTCCAACTACTACATCAGGCATAAATTCTTTTATAATCTTATTTGCATCCATAAGGCCCAGAAACAATTCTTTAGTTGCTTTTAGCGAGTTTAAACCAATCTTTCGTGGAAATCCCATAACCCGAATAGTTTTAAATGTAAAGCCCTCTCTTGGTACCAACTCACTTTCAAGGCCTTTCTCAGTCCCAACATATAGTATTTCTGCATTAGGGTCTCTATTCTTTATTTCCCAAGCAATTGCTAATGCTGGATATATATGTCCTCCAGTACCTCCTCCTGCTATTAGATATTTCATAATTTCAACTCCCATCCACTTTTACATGTCTTGATATATTAAGAAGAATACCTATTGCAGACATATAAAGTACTAATGAAGTACCTCCATAACTGATCAATGGTAAAGGAATACCAGTTGTTGGTATGGTTGAAGTGACTACTGCAATATGTATTAAAGTTTGAACGGTAATCAAAGAAACGATGCCTGTTGCAAGTAGACAGCCAAACAGGTCTTCAGTGTTTAGAGCTATTCTAATGCCCCTCCATATTATGATCATAAACAATAGTATAACAGTCAATGTACCCAAAAAACCTAATTCTTCTCCTATTATTGCAAATATAAAATCATTATAGGGCTCTGGTATATAGAAAAATTTCTGTCTGCTTTTTCCTAGCCCTAATCCAAATAATCCTCCAGAACCTAACGCATATAAGGACTGGACTGCCTGCCATCCTGAATCAGCTTTATCAGCAAAAGGATCTAAAAAGGCTACTATTCTCCTGATACGATATTCATTATCTCCAGTAAAAATTGCCAGTACAAGGCCTACAATAGCTCCAATAGCCATGAGGATTAAATGGCTGATTTTCATACCTGCAACAAAAAAAATACTCACTAAGGTTGCCCCTAAAGTTACAGTCGTTCCTAAATCCTTTTGGAGATATATGAGCCCACAAGATAATCCAATGATCATGATAGTAGGAATTGTAGTCTTTTTAAATTCCCTTATGGTATCCTTTCTTTTGGAAAGAAAAGCAGCTAGGAATATAATAGAACCTAATTTAATTATATCTGATGGCATGAAGGTAGCAAAACCCAAATTAATCCATCTTCTAGCTCCTTTTTTTACCACTCCTAACGGGGTAAAAATTAAAAGACCGCTTATTATCGAAAAAAGGTAAATTAACTTTGAAAGCCTATAAATAAATCTATAGTCAAAATTCATAAAAAATAGCATTCCTACAAAACCTACCAAAGCAGAAATAATCTGCTTTCGTAAAAAATAGTAGCCATCATTCATCCTTATGCCCTCAGGCCAAGATGAACTAAAAACCATGATTATTCCAATAAACACTAGAAGTAAGGTAGTCAACAATAAGATAAAGTCGCAGGCCTTCTTTTTTACCTTTTTTGCCATTTTATTCCTCCTTCAAACGGTAAACGGCTCTTTTAAAATCTTCTCCTCTCATTTCAAAGCTTGAATACATATCCCATGAAGCACATGCAGGCGATAACAACACATTATCTCCACTCTCTGATACCTCAAAACTTTTATTTACCGCTTCCTCCATATTATTTACTATATATATATTATTAAATCCTAATTTTAGAGCAGTATTCTTTATTTTTTCCTTGGTTTCTCCCAATAATATTAGAGTTTTAACCTTATCATTAAAAGCAAGTATGAAATCTTCAAAATCACTACCTTTGTCTTGACCGCCTGCAATTAATATGATGGGAGGTTTAATGGCTTCAATGGCTTTAGTGCTTGCATCGGGATTAGTTCCCTTTGAATCATTATAAAAATTTACACCTTTAATGGTGGTTACATATTCAATTCTATGCTCTACTCCTGGAAATTCAGATAATACTTCCTTCATAATATCTACATCCAATCCCATAATCCAACCGATAGCCACAGCCCCAAGAGCATTTTCTAAATTGTGTTTTCCTAGGATTTTTACATCTTCACTTTTGATAACTTTATGAGTTTTAACGCCATCATTTATAACGATGTAGTCATCCTGTGTATAAACTCCCTTAGTAAGAATATTGTCTACGCTAAACCAAATTAAATTGGATTTAACCTCCCCTTCCATCTTTCTCAATAATTGATCATCATAATTTAAAATGGTAAATTCATTTTTTCCTTGATTAATAAATACTTTTTTCTTAGCCTTTATGTAATTTTCCAGTGTATTATGCCAGTTTAAGTGATCAGGAGTAATATTAAGTATAAGGCTTACCTTAGGCTTAAAATCCATAGTATTTTCTAGTTGGAAACTGCTAGCTTCAATAACAAATATGTCCTCTTCATTGGAATTTACTAAATTCCATAATAGCCCAACACCAATATTTCCGACCACATGAGTAGTATAACCAGCTTTTTTGAAAAATTCTCCTACCAAGGTAGTGGTAGTAGTCTTTCCATTAGTTCCAGTAATTACAATTAGATTAGCGTTGGGATTTATTTTATAAGCTAATTCCAAATCTGTAACAACCTGAATATTCTTTTTATAAGCCTTTTTTAAAATATCAATATTTAAAGGAATTCCAGGGCTCTTTACGATTAAATCTATATCGTCTAGTGGTACATCATTAGTCCCAAGAAGTAAATCTATGTTCAAACCCTCTATTTGAGAAATATTTTCCTTTAACTCATCTTCTTTCCTTAAATCACTGACAGTTATTCTAGCTCCCAATTTATACAAAGCTTTAGCAGTTGAAATCCCACTTATTCCTAGACCTAATATTAGTATATTTTTGTCTTTAAATTCCATATATTTACACCTTACCTTCCAATTTAATGTAAACTTGCTACACCTATAAGACTCAATATAACTGTAGTAGTCCAGAACACAATTACAACTTTAGTCTCCTTCCACCCCTTTTGTTCAAAATGGTGATGTAAGGGACTCATTAAAAAGACTCTTTTACCAGTAAGCTTATAGGAAGTAACTTGAATGATTACCGATAATGCTTCAGCAAAGTATATTCCGCCAACAATGGGAATTAACAGGGGGAGATTTAACAATATGGCTACAGCAGATACAGCACCACCTAAAGCCATAGAACCAGTATCTCCCATAAATACTTTTGCTGGATGAGAATTGAATATTAGAAAACCTAAACAAGCTCCAGCTAGGGAAGCTGAAAAAATCGATATACTATCCATCCCCCAATTAAGAGCTATTAACCCAAAAAAGGATAGAACTATTAATGTAATCCCTGAAGCCAATCCATCTAATCCATCTGTTAAATTTACGCTATTTACAGTTCCCACTACTACAAAAGCTATAAAAGGCACATACAGTATTCCCAAATCTAAATATCTACTAGATAGAAAGGGGATAATTACCTTAGTCCCTAATACGGAAGTATTAGACTGGTAAACAGCCAACATTACTGCCAAAATCACTTGCCCCATCAACTTTTGATAGGGCTTTAATCCTAAAGACCTTTTATTCACTATTTTCATATAGTCATCAATAAACCCAATAAGTCCAAATCCAACTGTAGACATTAACAATACATACATATCATTATTTAATAGACCTGAACTCATTGTTGCTATTAACAAAGCAATTACAATCATTATTCCTCCCATGGTAGGAGTTCCGGTTTTTTTTAGATGGGTTTTTGGTCCGTCCTCCCGTACATTTTGACCAATATTTAGCTTTTTTAATATGGGAATTACAATGGGCCCTAATATAAGGGTTATTACAAAAGAAATAATTACTGCCCTGATAATATCTATATATTCAACCATTCTTATTTTCTCCTCTCTGGTACATGCTGCTTTATTTCTCTAAAGTATTTAATATATCATAAACTATCTCCTTTTCATCGAAAGGTATTACCTTATCTTTAATTATAGTATAGGTTTCATGTCCCTTTCCTGCCAATAAAATTATATCCTTAGGTTGTGCATTTCTTAATGCATATTCTATAGCTTCTCTCCTATCAGTAATAGCTACATAATTACCATTTACCCTTTTTACTCCGATTAAGATATCCTCTATAATCTTATCTGGGTCCTCAAATCGTGGATTATCTGAAGTAACAATGCATAAATCTGCGTGTTTTGCTACCGTCTCCCCCATAATTGGTCTTTTAGATCTATCCCTGTTACCGCCAGCTCCAAATACAACCACTTTCTTACCTTCTGCAAACTGGTCTATGGTGGTCAATACTTTTTCCAATCCATCAGGAGTGTGGGCAAAGTCTATAATAACGTTAAAATCTTTATCAATTGGTACAGCCTCAAATCTTCCCTTAATTCCATATAGGGCCTCAATTCCTTTCTTAATGGTGGATAGGTCTAAACCATATTGAAAGGCACATGAAGCTGCTGCCAATGCATTATAGACGTTAAATTTCCCTAATAATTTCATATTAACAGGTATAGAACCCTTCGGAGTATTTAATATAAAGTCGACTCCTTTACCGTGACAACGGATTTCATTTGCATAGATATCCCATTTTTCATCTAAACCATATGTAATAATAGGTATGGAATTCTTTATGTCATCTAATAATCTTCTGCCATATTTATCGTCTCCATTTATTATATTAAATCTATTAGTCTTATAAAACAATTTAAGCTTGCTGTGATAATAATTCTCCATATTTTGATGGTAATCTAAATGATCTTCAGTAAGATTTGTAAATATTCCTACCTGAAAATCTATACATTCCACTCTATTTAAATCTAAAGAATGGGAAGAAACTTCCATCATACAGTATTCAGTTTTTGAATCCACCATTGCCTTTAAATGTTCCTGAATTGTCAAAGCATCTGGAGTTGTATTTGCAATTTTTATAAGCTTTCCATCTATTAAGGCTCCTAATGTTCCTATTATCCCCGCTTTATTGTTATTTACACTAAATATGCTATTTAACAAATAAGTAGTGGTAGTCTTACCATTAGTGCCTGTAACACCTATTATTTTTATTTTTTTTGATGGCTCTTCATAATACTTTGCTGCATATTGTGCTAAAGCATCAGTTGTACTAGGTACCTTAATTACAGTAATATTGCATTCAACAATGGGAACATCTTTCTCAACAACAATACAATTTGCTCCCTTTTCAATTGCTTCTCCAATATAATTATGTCCATCTACAGTAAATCCATTAATTGCAATAAACATATTTCCTTTAGTCACTTTTCGAGAATCATGTTCTATTCCTGAAATATCCATCCCTAAATTGCCCTTTAATACTTCATATTTACTGTTTTTGATAATATCTATTAATTTCAAATCCATCCCGCCTTCGTCTATTAATATAATGAATTAAAAGGCAACCTAATAGTCGCCCTTTAATAATATTACTCCTTAACACTCGAAAATTCAACTTTAATATTATAATTAATATCTATATCCGTACCAGGTGAAGGATCTTGCTTTATTGCTTTGCCATCCCCTTTAAGCTCGTATTTCAACCCTAATTGGTTCAAAATATTTATTATTTCTTCCCTTGATTTTCCAATAAGATCTGGCATATTGATTCTATTGTCATTTTTCTCCTCTTCCATTAAGTATAGATCTATTATAGAGCCCTTTGTAACTTCTGTTCCTGGCTTAGGAAATTGGTCAATTACCATAGAATTTTCAATAATATTAAA is part of the Tepidimicrobium xylanilyticum genome and encodes:
- a CDS encoding UDP-N-acetylmuramoyl-L-alanyl-D-glutamate--2,6-diaminopimelate ligase — its product is MKLIDIIKNSKYEVLKGNLGMDISGIEHDSRKVTKGNMFIAINGFTVDGHNYIGEAIEKGANCIVVEKDVPIVECNITVIKVPSTTDALAQYAAKYYEEPSKKIKIIGVTGTNGKTTTTYLLNSIFSVNNNKAGIIGTLGALIDGKLIKIANTTPDALTIQEHLKAMVDSKTEYCMMEVSSHSLDLNRVECIDFQVGIFTNLTEDHLDYHQNMENYYHSKLKLFYKTNRFNIINGDDKYGRRLLDDIKNSIPIITYGLDEKWDIYANEIRCHGKGVDFILNTPKGSIPVNMKLLGKFNVYNALAAASCAFQYGLDLSTIKKGIEALYGIKGRFEAVPIDKDFNVIIDFAHTPDGLEKVLTTIDQFAEGKKVVVFGAGGNRDRSKRPIMGETVAKHADLCIVTSDNPRFEDPDKIIEDILIGVKRVNGNYVAITDRREAIEYALRNAQPKDIILLAGKGHETYTIIKDKVIPFDEKEIVYDILNTLEK
- the ftsW gene encoding putative lipid II flippase FtsW, coding for MAKKVKKKACDFILLLTTLLLVFIGIIMVFSSSWPEGIRMNDGYYFLRKQIISALVGFVGMLFFMNFDYRFIYRLSKLIYLFSIISGLLIFTPLGVVKKGARRWINLGFATFMPSDIIKLGSIIFLAAFLSKRKDTIREFKKTTIPTIMIIGLSCGLIYLQKDLGTTVTLGATLVSIFFVAGMKISHLILMAIGAIVGLVLAIFTGDNEYRIRRIVAFLDPFADKADSGWQAVQSLYALGSGGLFGLGLGKSRQKFFYIPEPYNDFIFAIIGEELGFLGTLTVILLFMIIIWRGIRIALNTEDLFGCLLATGIVSLITVQTLIHIAVVTSTIPTTGIPLPLISYGGTSLVLYMSAIGILLNISRHVKVDGS
- the murD gene encoding UDP-N-acetylmuramoyl-L-alanine--D-glutamate ligase is translated as MEFKDKNILILGLGISGISTAKALYKLGARITVSDLRKEDELKENISQIEGLNIDLLLGTNDVPLDDIDLIVKSPGIPLNIDILKKAYKKNIQVVTDLELAYKINPNANLIVITGTNGKTTTTTLVGEFFKKAGYTTHVVGNIGVGLLWNLVNSNEEDIFVIEASSFQLENTMDFKPKVSLILNITPDHLNWHNTLENYIKAKKKVFINQGKNEFTILNYDDQLLRKMEGEVKSNLIWFSVDNILTKGVYTQDDYIVINDGVKTHKVIKSEDVKILGKHNLENALGAVAIGWIMGLDVDIMKEVLSEFPGVEHRIEYVTTIKGVNFYNDSKGTNPDASTKAIEAIKPPIILIAGGQDKGSDFEDFILAFNDKVKTLILLGETKEKIKNTALKLGFNNIYIVNNMEEAVNKSFEVSESGDNVLLSPACASWDMYSSFEMRGEDFKRAVYRLKEE
- the mraY gene encoding phospho-N-acetylmuramoyl-pentapeptide-transferase codes for the protein MVEYIDIIRAVIISFVITLILGPIVIPILKKLNIGQNVREDGPKTHLKKTGTPTMGGIMIVIALLIATMSSGLLNNDMYVLLMSTVGFGLIGFIDDYMKIVNKRSLGLKPYQKLMGQVILAVMLAVYQSNTSVLGTKVIIPFLSSRYLDLGILYVPFIAFVVVGTVNSVNLTDGLDGLASGITLIVLSFFGLIALNWGMDSISIFSASLAGACLGFLIFNSHPAKVFMGDTGSMALGGAVSAVAILLNLPLLIPIVGGIYFAEALSVIIQVTSYKLTGKRVFLMSPLHHHFEQKGWKETKVVIVFWTTTVILSLIGVASLH